TGTCGCTGTGACCGTAAACGTCCCGACCGTTGCACCGCCGCAGGGAGTCCGACTAAAGGCAGTGCTCACCTGGCCTGAACCAAGCGGCGCAAATTTGTTATTTAAATTATTGACTTGAGGATTAATCTTGGCGATAAAGGCGTCTTGCAAGCCGCCGAGGGTTGGCTGCAAGGCAAATTTTATAGGAAATGTGGGTGTCGGGTGAGTCGTCGACGCGCCCCCTGTGGATCCGGTAATGTAAATTTGCCCCTCGCTATCTACGGCGATATCATTCCCCCCATCACCCCCCGTTCCCCCGAGAAACGTGGAAAATTTTAATGCCGACCCATCTGTCAGGAATTCGGTAATAAAGACGTCTACGTTGCCATGAAGCGCAGGTTGTAAGGGGTTTGCCGTAGGAAAATCTGGTGAAAACGTGGAACCTGTGATCCAAGCATGTCCTTCCCCATCAACTGTAATATTTGCAGCCTCTTCGAACCCCGTTCCTCCGAGAAAGGTTGCAAAGGATAGGGCCGACCCATCTGAGGCAAGCTTTGCCACGAAGACGTCCCCTCTGCCGTTTCCATAGGATGGCTGGATGGGGTTTTTTGTGGGAAAGTCTGGAGAGCTTGTATACCCGGTTGTATACACTTGCCCACTGCCATCGACGGCGATTCCTACTCCTCCATCGCTGATGCTCCCTCCAAGATAGGTGGAAAAGGTTAGGGCTGATCCATCGACGGTTAGTTGAGCGACGAAAGCGTCAGAGGAACCAAGTAAAACTGGCTGGAGGGGATTTTTGGTGGGAAAGTCGGTCGATGCGGTACTTCCTATCACTGTAGCTTGTCCCCTTCCATCAAGGGCGATGCCATTTCCAACATCAAGGCTACTTCCTCCGAGATAGGTGGCATAAGCCAAGGCCGAGCCATCCTGGGTCAGTTTAACCACGAAAGCATTATTATCATCGAGGCGAGTGGATTGGAAGGTATTCAGGGTGGTGGGGAAGTCGGGGGAACTCGTCCATCCTGTGAGATACGCCTGTCCTGTTGCATCGACGGCGATGTCTCCCCCAACATCGTGGCCGAGTCCCCCAAGAAACGTCGCGTAAGCCAGGTTAGAGCCATCAGGAGCTAGCTTGACGACAAACGCGTCGGCAAACGGGGAATTGCCATTGCCATGGATGGGCTGCACAGCATTTTTCGTGGGAAAGTCTGGAGAACCTGTTTCACCGGTCACATACGCGTGTCCTGTGCCATCGACAGCGATACTTAAGGCTGTTTCTCCGCCCGACCCGCCGAGATATGTGGCATAAATCAAAGCAGAACCATCTGCAGCCAGCTTGGCGATATAGGCATCTCCTAATCCTGCACGGGTGGCCTGGAGAGGGTTATTCGTTGGAAAATCAAGCGAGGATGTCTCTCCTGCTACATAGACCTGCCCGGTGTTATCCACGGCGATGCCGAAGGGATTGTCATTCCCGGCTCCTCCGAGGAAGGTGGAGAAGACCAAGATCGGATCAATGATTAACGGCTTGGTGACATCATAGGCTGCCACTTGAAAGCCCACCTGTCCCTCAGTGTTAATAACATAGCCGCCATCAATTATTTGCCTTTTTCCATCCACATCCTGATAGATGAATGGTTTTTGTTGGCGGATGACTCCATCTTCTGTTTGTAGGAGAAGAAGGTCTCCATTTTGATCCAGTTCCAATCGAGTGACTCCCTCAAACCTTATCGCAATGTGTTGGGGGTCCTGCCCTGGGCCTACTACAAAGTCATACTCCAGTTGCTGTTGGTTCCCGTAATAGACGAGGTCGATACCGGGATACACATTGTCGTACCTCACGCGACCATAGATGGGGATATTACTTTCCCATTTGTTTGGATCGTTCCCGATGAAGTAGTTCACCTTGCCTGGGAGGGCGGTCTCTCCGGCTAGTGTAGGTGTGGGATTCGCTCCGATCAGGTGCATGCGCAGGACAGCCGGTTCATTGACTGCCTCGTCCGCAGGGGAGTCCGACGGTGTGCTCACTGGTGGCTGCAGGTGAGTGAGGGCCAGCACCGCCTCATTGGGAGTGAGAAACAAGCCATAGCCTGGTCCACGAGTGAAAAATTTGACTTCTGGGTCCGTCTGCCCCTGATTGGCTTCAAAACTTAACGGAACGGAGAGGAATGAAGCCTGCAGGTTAGGAGGTGGAGCGGCTGGCACCTGCTGGGTGGGCTGGGGGAGGGTGGAACACCCTGAAAGGGCTAAAGCCACGGACCACAGGGTAACCAGCAGCGTGATGAAGGTTGCTTGTTTAAGGAATTGCATGGGGGTGCTCCTTATTTGATGGAATGAATCGGGTTATTGGGGATATTTCCAATAACGGGGTGATGGTATTCAGTTGATTGATGGCAAAGAGGGATGATTGGGAGATCTGCACTTCTGCCCTCTCGTTCCCTCTGAGTGTCCATAAGATCATCATGGTGATGTCTGAAAGACTGATGGATCAAATGAAAATCCAAATGGCTCAGGTTGCGCTATTTTCTCCTTCTCCGTTTCCTCAGCAGATTGCCGCGGCCATATCTTCACGGTTTCGGCAGATCTCGCCGTTCCACTCTTCTGGGAGGTTGAGGACTCGTTCTGTGAGATTGCCTGGGGCATCGGTTCGGGGCGAACGAATCCTTTGGGTCGAGGGAGCACGAAGATCGTGGCAATTTGGGGTTCCCCATGCTCATGTCCGATTTGATACCCGTAGTTCGGGCTGAGATGCTGGAGAGCTTCGGTCACGGGCAATTGTGCAAATGCGGTCGTGATGGTTTCCTCCTTCGGTACGGTTCCTTCAATGGCAATGGACAATTTTGTCCCGAGTTCCAAGAGAATGGCTTCTAAGGAAGCATCTCGAGCGCGGAGAGATACCAAGTTCTTTTCTTCGATGGTGAGGACAAATTCGGCTATTTGAAGATCGGCGATTCCGCCTATTGGTGCGGGGTCTGCAGCCAACACTTCAGTGGTGACAATCAACCAGAACACTCCCGTGAATCGGAGAATCTGCTTGCAAAACTTGAACATGGCTCTTCTCCTTTTTTCAGAAAATCGGGATGCGTCGATCGGCGCTTGTTGTTTCTCGTCTATCACGACTTTTCCTTGCCGAGTGTTTAACGTAGAATTTTGAGTGAATAATAGCAAGGCTTTCTTTTCTTTTTGGGGGGAGAGTTGTGTTGAGCCATCAATGGCTACTTCACAAGCGGAACCTGAGGCGTTTGAAGCAGAGGAGGTTAGCGTGGGGAGATGTTAGAAGGGTTGAAACAACGTCTTCTTTCGGCACTGTCTGAGAGGAGTCTACTGGCTGTGATTCTTAGGGAAAGGCGTTGCTTCTCTACCGAAGGATCGTCCCCCTCCAATTGAGGAGGGGGGATGGTGTGAGAGGAGGTTGCAAATAAATGGATGGTTTGGAGTCCTCAGTCTTTTTCTCCCAGTACATCCACCAAAAATTGGAAAGGGGTGAAGCTTTGGAGGCCAATGGCCAACTGAACGGTGAAAGTTTCACCAGGGCTTAATTGGCTATCCGACAGATCACCCTGCAATGGGACGGTAAGTATCGCCCCGGCCCCGCCTGGGCCACCATTGGCGTTGCAGAGCATGTTCCCGCCCGTCAGGGTCTTCACCGAAATCAGCAGGTTGGAAAGGGTATTCGCTGAAGTGTTGGTAAAAGAGGCCGTAATGGTAAAGGTGCCGGCTGATGCTCCACCGCATGGCGTCCGGCTGAAACTGGTGCTCACATCGCCTGGCCCAAGCGGGGAAAATTTGTCGTTTAAGTTGTCGCGTAGCGGGTCAATTTTGGCAACAAAGGCGTCAGGCAAATTAGGGCTGCCCCGGACAGGCTGAATGGGATTTACCGTAGGAAAACCCGGATTAGCGGCACCCCCTGTGATATAAGCCTGGCCAGCTTTATTGACCGCAAGTCCTCCATCTGCAACTTCCCCTCCCAGAAAACTAGAAAAAAGGATGGTTGATCCGTCCGTGCTGAATTGAGACAAAAAACTTGTTTCCCACCCCGTCAGTTCATCTGAAAAAGGATTTTTTATTGGAAAGTCCTCTGTTTTACCGGTTAATCCTATTATCAAAACTTCCCCCCTGCTATTTATAGCAATGCCTGTTCCCTGGTCATCATTTCCACCGCCAAAGTAGGTGGCATAAGCCAGGGCAGAGCCATCTCGGGTGAGCTGGGCCATAAAAGCATCAGATTGTGGGCGGAAGCATGGCGGTAGGTTTGGTGGTGCACCTGGTACAGGACAAGGCTCTTCTACCAAGGTTGGGTTTTTGAATTGTTGGAAGGCATTTTTTGTTGGAAAATTCTCAGAAAAGGTTCTCCCCGTAATTGAGACCCGTCCCCAACCATCAATGGCGATCGCATTCCCAATGTCTAAATCGCTTCCCCCAAGAAATGTAGAATAATTCAAGGCTGACCCATCAGCCGTCAACTGAGCCACAAACGCATCGGCAGTTCCGTTGCCGCCTCCCTCTCCATGGAAAGGTTGGAAGGCATTCTTGGTAGGAAAGTTGGCAGAACGGGTAA
The window above is part of the Nitrospiraceae bacterium genome. Proteins encoded here:
- a CDS encoding SBBP repeat-containing protein, whose product is MQFLKQATFITLLVTLWSVALALSGCSTLPQPTQQVPAAPPPNLQASFLSVPLSFEANQGQTDPEVKFFTRGPGYGLFLTPNEAVLALTHLQPPVSTPSDSPADEAVNEPAVLRMHLIGANPTPTLAGETALPGKVNYFIGNDPNKWESNIPIYGRVRYDNVYPGIDLVYYGNQQQLEYDFVVGPGQDPQHIAIRFEGVTRLELDQNGDLLLLQTEDGVIRQQKPFIYQDVDGKRQIIDGGYVINTEGQVGFQVAAYDVTKPLIIDPILVFSTFLGGAGNDNPFGIAVDNTGQVYVAGETSSLDFPTNNPLQATRAGLGDAYIAKLAADGSALIYATYLGGSGGETALSIAVDGTGHAYVTGETGSPDFPTKNAVQPIHGNGNSPFADAFVVKLAPDGSNLAYATFLGGLGHDVGGDIAVDATGQAYLTGWTSSPDFPTTLNTFQSTRLDDNNAFVVKLTQDGSALAYATYLGGSSLDVGNGIALDGRGQATVIGSTASTDFPTKNPLQPVLLGSSDAFVAQLTVDGSALTFSTYLGGSISDGGVGIAVDGSGQVYTTGYTSSPDFPTKNPIQPSYGNGRGDVFVAKLASDGSALSFATFLGGTGFEEAANITVDGEGHAWITGSTFSPDFPTANPLQPALHGNVDVFITEFLTDGSALKFSTFLGGTGGDGGNDIAVDSEGQIYITGSTGGASTTHPTPTFPIKFALQPTLGGLQDAFIAKINPQVNNLNNKFAPLGSGQVSTAFSRTPCGGATVGTFTVTATFTNISADTLSNLVIQVNKLTGGNVLCNADGGPDGAGALFTIPLLGSFADGQLSPNEAFTVAFQIGLQSFNPFQFVVDVLGEEIP